A stretch of Carnobacterium iners DNA encodes these proteins:
- the lysS gene encoding lysine--tRNA ligase, translated as MSHEEIHEEMNDQLQVRREKMTHLRERGIDPFGGRFDRTHLSNEVHANYDKFTKEEIAEKEDVVTVAGRIMTKRGKGKVGFAHLKDCKGTIQVYVRKDTVGDEDYQTFDSADLGDFIGVTGTVMKTNTGEVTIKPTTIVQLSKALRPLPDKYHGLTNIEQRYRQRYLDLISNQESFDRFTKRSEIIREIRTFLNAKDYLEVETPTLHNLAGGAAARPFITHHNALDMELYLRIALELHLKRLIVGGMEKVYEIGRVFRNEGIDTTHNPEFTMLELYTAYTDFNDVMDLTEDLIRTVTERVVGTGHIVYNEQEIDITTVWKRQHMVDAIKEHTGVDFWQEMTAEEAGLLAKEHNVPTPEHSQFGHVVNEFFEMFVEDKLIQPTFIFGHPVEISPLAKKNPADPRFTDRFEVFIVGNEYGNAFSELNDPIDQRERFEAQGKEREQGNDEAHPIDEDFIEALEYGMPPTGGLGIGIDRLVMLLTDAQSIRDVLLFPAMRNN; from the coding sequence ATGAGTCACGAAGAAATACATGAAGAAATGAATGATCAATTACAAGTCCGACGAGAAAAGATGACCCATCTACGTGAACGTGGAATTGATCCTTTTGGTGGACGTTTTGATCGAACACATTTATCGAATGAAGTACATGCTAACTATGATAAATTTACAAAAGAAGAAATTGCCGAAAAAGAAGATGTTGTAACGGTTGCTGGTCGGATAATGACCAAGCGTGGAAAAGGAAAAGTTGGTTTTGCACACCTGAAAGATTGCAAGGGGACTATTCAGGTTTACGTGCGTAAAGATACTGTCGGTGACGAAGACTATCAAACATTTGATAGTGCTGATTTAGGTGACTTTATTGGAGTTACAGGAACAGTTATGAAAACAAATACAGGTGAAGTAACCATTAAACCAACGACTATTGTACAACTGTCGAAAGCTTTAAGACCTTTGCCAGATAAGTATCACGGATTAACTAATATCGAACAACGTTACAGACAACGTTACTTAGATTTGATTAGCAATCAAGAAAGTTTCGATCGCTTTACTAAACGTAGTGAGATTATTAGAGAAATTCGTACTTTTTTAAATGCAAAAGATTACTTAGAAGTAGAAACACCAACTTTGCATAATCTTGCTGGTGGAGCTGCTGCACGACCATTTATTACGCACCACAATGCTTTGGACATGGAATTGTATCTCCGTATTGCGTTAGAATTACATTTAAAACGTTTAATAGTCGGTGGTATGGAAAAAGTTTATGAAATTGGTAGAGTATTCCGTAACGAAGGGATAGACACAACCCATAATCCAGAATTTACTATGTTAGAGTTATATACAGCTTATACTGATTTTAATGATGTGATGGATTTAACCGAAGATTTAATTCGCACAGTTACTGAAAGAGTAGTCGGAACAGGTCATATTGTTTATAATGAGCAAGAAATTGACATTACTACTGTATGGAAACGTCAGCATATGGTAGATGCAATCAAAGAACATACTGGAGTTGATTTTTGGCAAGAAATGACTGCTGAAGAAGCTGGTTTACTTGCTAAAGAACATAATGTGCCAACACCAGAACATAGTCAATTTGGACATGTTGTAAATGAATTTTTTGAAATGTTTGTAGAAGATAAATTAATTCAGCCCACTTTTATATTTGGTCATCCTGTTGAAATTTCTCCTTTAGCAAAGAAAAATCCTGCTGATCCAAGATTTACTGATCGTTTTGAAGTGTTTATTGTAGGAAATGAATATGGAAATGCATTTAGTGAGTTAAATGATCCGATTGATCAAAGAGAGCGATTCGAAGCGCAAGGAAAAGAACGTGAACAAGGAAATGATGAAGCACATCCGATAGATGAAGATTTCATTGAAGCTCTAGAATATGGTATGCCACCAACTGGTGGATTAGGAATAGGAATTGATCGTTTAGTTATGCTCTTAACAGATGCACAATCTATCCGTGATGTTTTACTTTTCCCGGCAATGCGTAATAATTAA
- the cysK gene encoding cysteine synthase A gives MVKVVTSVTDLIGDTPLLKLSNKIVPMGAADVYVKIESSNIGGSIKDRIAMNMIEVAEQEGKLKVGDTIIEPTSGNTGIGIAMIAAAKGYKAVFVMPDTMSIERRKLLKAYGAELVLTPGVGGIKESIVKAREIASQPGYFMPLQFENMANPAVHVATTGPEILAAFDGESLDAFVATVGTGGTLTGVGKVLKQANPNTKIYALEPTESPVLSGGKPSPHKIQGIGTGFVPIVLDTLVYDEVLHVTSEEAFEMTRKVALMEGLLVGISSGAAIKGAIDVAIKLGSGKKVVTIAPDNGERYLSTALFPNED, from the coding sequence ATGGTAAAAGTTGTTACAAGCGTCACAGATTTAATTGGAGATACACCTTTATTAAAGCTATCGAACAAGATTGTGCCAATGGGTGCAGCAGATGTTTATGTTAAGATAGAATCTTCAAACATCGGTGGAAGTATCAAAGATCGGATAGCAATGAATATGATTGAAGTCGCCGAACAAGAAGGTAAGTTAAAAGTAGGAGATACTATTATTGAACCAACTAGTGGAAATACAGGTATCGGAATAGCGATGATTGCCGCAGCAAAAGGTTATAAAGCTGTCTTTGTTATGCCTGATACTATGAGCATTGAACGTCGTAAATTATTAAAAGCTTATGGTGCAGAACTAGTATTAACACCTGGTGTAGGTGGAATTAAAGAATCTATCGTAAAAGCTAGAGAGATAGCTAGTCAACCGGGTTATTTTATGCCACTACAATTTGAAAATATGGCTAATCCTGCTGTTCATGTAGCAACTACAGGTCCTGAAATCTTAGCAGCTTTCGATGGCGAATCGTTAGATGCATTTGTCGCTACTGTTGGAACAGGTGGTACATTAACAGGTGTTGGGAAAGTTTTAAAACAGGCAAATCCGAATACGAAAATATATGCCTTAGAGCCTACGGAGTCACCCGTTTTGAGTGGCGGAAAACCTAGTCCTCATAAAATCCAAGGAATCGGAACAGGATTCGTACCCATAGTATTAGATACGCTCGTCTATGATGAAGTTTTACACGTTACAAGTGAAGAAGCTTTTGAAATGACTCGTAAAGTAGCTTTAATGGAGGGATTATTAGTTGGTATTTCCTCAGGTGCAGCTATTAAAGGTGCGATAGATGTAGCCATTAAATTAGGCTCAGGTAAAAAAGTTGTTACAATTGCTCCTGATAATGGAGAACGTTATCTTTCAACAGCCTTATTTCCTAATGAAGATTGA
- the hslO gene encoding Hsp33 family molecular chaperone HslO → MSDYLLKSLGYNGEVRVYAVDATETVAEAQRRHGTWSAASAALGRTMIGGILLGATLKGEEKMTIKVEGDGPAGHIIVDSNGKGEVKGYIANPKISLALNEAGKIDVRAAVGTQGTLTVTKDLGMKEAFSGQVPLVSGELGEDFTYYMATSEQTPSAIGLSVLVDTDDSIKAAGGFMIQVMPGATDETITALENRLASIPMISQLMEEGESPESILNRLVGEGNVKILEKLPVSFKCECSKERFATAIITLGVEEITSMIEEDQGAEASCHFCGNQYHFDVADLESLKVEAVS, encoded by the coding sequence ATGTCAGACTATTTATTGAAAAGTTTAGGTTATAATGGTGAGGTCCGTGTGTATGCTGTTGATGCTACAGAAACTGTTGCAGAGGCTCAACGTAGACATGGAACTTGGAGTGCAGCTTCTGCAGCTTTAGGCCGAACAATGATAGGTGGGATTTTACTTGGAGCTACCTTAAAAGGTGAAGAGAAAATGACGATAAAAGTTGAAGGTGACGGTCCAGCAGGCCACATTATTGTTGATAGCAATGGAAAAGGCGAAGTGAAAGGCTATATCGCTAATCCAAAAATTAGTCTTGCATTAAATGAAGCTGGAAAAATTGATGTTCGTGCAGCAGTAGGGACGCAAGGTACGTTAACGGTGACTAAGGATTTAGGAATGAAAGAAGCTTTTTCTGGACAAGTTCCGTTAGTAAGTGGAGAGTTAGGTGAAGATTTCACCTATTATATGGCGACCTCAGAACAAACTCCATCTGCAATTGGGTTAAGTGTATTAGTTGATACCGATGATTCTATTAAGGCAGCTGGAGGTTTTATGATTCAAGTGATGCCAGGCGCTACAGATGAAACAATCACAGCTCTTGAAAACCGCTTAGCTTCTATTCCAATGATTTCTCAATTAATGGAAGAAGGAGAAAGTCCAGAATCTATTTTAAATCGTCTAGTAGGCGAAGGAAATGTTAAAATTTTAGAAAAATTACCAGTATCCTTTAAATGTGAATGCTCAAAAGAACGTTTTGCAACGGCAATAATTACTCTTGGCGTAGAAGAAATTACTAGCATGATTGAAGAAGATCAAGGCGCTGAAGCGAGTTGCCATTTTTGTGGTAATCAATACCATTTTGATGTTGCGGACCTAGAAAGTTTAAAAGTGGAAGCCGTTAGTTAA
- the ftsH gene encoding ATP-dependent zinc metalloprotease FtsH: protein MKKGLLKNGVFYAIVFLGIIGIVTWATGGSSGEQTTEIPASEFVTQLEENEIKKYTIQPNAGVYKITGEYREAQPLKKESDSAISIFGSTETSSKNFTTSVLQNDSTVSEINSLAKENKIEVAPLPEESTGIWVTLLVSVLPLVIFVFFIYMMMGQSGQAGGGGKGGRGVMNFGKSKAKESDNKANKVRFSDVAGADEEKEELVEVVEFLKDPRRFSELGARIPAGVLLEGPPGTGKTLLAKAVAGEAGVPFYSISGSDFVEMFVGVGASRVRDLFENAKKTAPSIIFIDEIDAVGRQRGAGMGGGHDEREQTLNQLLVELDGFSGNEGVIVIAATNRSDVLDPALLRPGRFDRQILVGHPDVKGREAILKVHAKNKPISKNVDLKVIATQTPGFSGADLENLLNEAALVAARRNKKTIDALDLDEAQDRVIAGPAKRNRVISKVERAMIAYHEAGHTICGMVLSDARVVHKVTIVPRGRAGGYAIMLPKEDRFLMTKKEMTEQIVGLLGGRVAEELVFDSQSSGASNDFQQATAIARSMVTEYGMSDKLGPVQYEGNHQVFVGRDFGQTKAYSEQVAFEIDQEVRSIVVAAHDQARQILEEHKDAHKLIAEKLLELETLDERTIKSLFETGEMPEPVNSSQDEFPHEETEGKTFEEIKRAREKKEADRLKNEFKKRTPQKDAEEIAEDVKKELGVDEDNHKQRNAPDKNDDDLTSH, encoded by the coding sequence ATGAAAAAAGGACTCTTAAAAAATGGAGTCTTCTATGCAATCGTATTTCTAGGAATTATTGGAATCGTGACCTGGGCAACAGGTGGCTCATCTGGTGAACAAACTACTGAAATTCCAGCTAGTGAATTCGTAACGCAATTAGAAGAAAATGAAATCAAAAAATACACAATCCAACCTAATGCTGGTGTATATAAAATCACTGGAGAATATCGCGAAGCTCAACCTTTGAAAAAAGAGTCTGATTCAGCAATCAGTATTTTTGGTTCAACAGAAACATCTAGCAAAAATTTCACAACATCTGTTTTACAAAATGACTCAACCGTAAGTGAAATTAATTCTCTTGCAAAAGAAAATAAAATAGAAGTAGCACCACTTCCTGAGGAATCTACAGGCATCTGGGTAACATTGTTAGTTTCTGTTTTACCTTTAGTCATTTTTGTATTCTTCATCTATATGATGATGGGGCAAAGTGGACAAGCCGGCGGTGGCGGTAAAGGTGGACGCGGTGTCATGAATTTTGGCAAATCAAAAGCAAAAGAATCTGATAATAAAGCTAATAAAGTTCGTTTTTCTGACGTTGCTGGTGCAGATGAAGAAAAAGAAGAACTTGTTGAAGTTGTTGAATTCTTAAAGGATCCAAGACGTTTTTCTGAACTTGGCGCACGTATCCCAGCAGGTGTTTTATTAGAAGGACCTCCTGGTACGGGTAAAACATTGCTTGCTAAGGCTGTTGCTGGTGAAGCTGGCGTACCATTTTATTCTATTTCCGGTTCAGATTTCGTTGAGATGTTTGTCGGAGTAGGAGCAAGTCGTGTGCGTGATTTATTTGAAAATGCGAAGAAAACTGCACCATCGATTATCTTTATCGACGAAATTGATGCAGTAGGTCGTCAACGTGGCGCAGGAATGGGTGGCGGACATGATGAGCGCGAGCAAACGTTGAACCAATTATTGGTTGAATTAGATGGTTTCTCTGGTAATGAAGGAGTTATCGTTATTGCTGCAACAAACCGCTCTGATGTTTTAGATCCTGCTTTGTTACGTCCAGGTCGTTTTGACCGTCAAATTTTAGTGGGACATCCAGATGTTAAGGGACGCGAAGCTATCTTGAAGGTCCACGCTAAAAATAAACCGATTAGTAAAAATGTAGACTTAAAAGTTATTGCAACTCAAACACCAGGTTTTTCGGGTGCCGATTTAGAAAACCTATTGAATGAAGCAGCTCTAGTAGCAGCAAGACGCAATAAGAAAACGATTGATGCATTAGATTTAGATGAAGCTCAAGACCGAGTAATTGCAGGTCCAGCTAAGAGAAATCGTGTGATTAGTAAAGTTGAACGAGCAATGATCGCCTATCATGAAGCAGGTCACACAATTTGTGGAATGGTTTTAAGTGATGCCCGTGTTGTTCATAAAGTAACGATTGTTCCTCGTGGGAGAGCTGGCGGATACGCCATTATGCTTCCTAAAGAAGATCGTTTCTTAATGACTAAAAAAGAAATGACTGAACAGATTGTAGGCTTGCTAGGTGGACGTGTAGCAGAAGAATTAGTTTTTGACTCACAATCATCAGGTGCAAGTAACGACTTCCAACAAGCTACTGCTATAGCTAGAAGTATGGTAACCGAATATGGAATGAGTGATAAATTAGGCCCAGTTCAATATGAGGGAAATCATCAAGTCTTTGTTGGACGCGATTTCGGTCAAACTAAAGCGTACTCTGAGCAAGTAGCATTTGAAATCGATCAAGAAGTTCGCAGTATTGTTGTCGCAGCGCACGATCAAGCTCGTCAGATTCTTGAAGAGCATAAAGATGCGCATAAACTGATTGCTGAAAAATTACTTGAACTAGAAACTCTAGACGAGCGTACTATCAAGAGCTTATTTGAAACAGGCGAAATGCCTGAACCAGTAAACTCTTCGCAAGATGAATTTCCTCATGAAGAAACTGAAGGAAAAACATTCGAAGAAATTAAACGTGCAAGAGAAAAAAAAGAAGCAGATCGTTTAAAGAACGAATTTAAAAAACGTACACCACAAAAAGACGCTGAAGAAATTGCAGAAGATGTAAAAAAAGAATTAGGCGTCGATGAAGATAATCACAAACAAAGAAATGCACCAGATAAAAATGATGATGATTTAACTAGTCATTAA
- the hpt gene encoding hypoxanthine phosphoribosyltransferase: protein MKNDIERVLFSREVLAERTSELGKQLTIDYKGKTPLVVGILKGATPFLSDLIKEMDIYLEMDFMDVSSYGGGITSSGEVKILKDLDTNVEGKDLLIVEDIIDSGRTLNYLIEMFRYRKAKSIKIVTLLDKPEGRVVDMKADYVGFLVPNEFVVGYGLDYDEKYRNLPYIGILKPEIYQ, encoded by the coding sequence ATGAAAAATGATATTGAACGTGTGCTTTTCTCAAGAGAAGTACTGGCAGAAAGAACAAGTGAACTAGGTAAACAACTGACGATTGATTATAAAGGGAAGACTCCGTTAGTTGTTGGAATTTTAAAAGGGGCAACACCTTTCTTGTCAGACTTGATAAAAGAAATGGATATTTATCTTGAGATGGACTTCATGGATGTTTCAAGTTATGGAGGGGGTATCACTTCTTCAGGTGAAGTAAAGATTCTTAAAGATTTAGATACAAATGTTGAAGGAAAAGATTTATTGATTGTTGAAGATATCATTGATAGTGGACGAACGTTGAATTACCTAATAGAAATGTTTCGTTACCGTAAAGCAAAATCAATTAAAATTGTTACGTTGCTAGACAAACCTGAAGGACGAGTAGTTGATATGAAAGCTGATTATGTTGGTTTCTTAGTTCCCAATGAATTTGTAGTTGGTTATGGTTTAGATTATGATGAAAAGTATCGTAACCTACCTTACATTGGTATCTTAAAACCGGAAATTTATCAGTAG
- the tilS gene encoding tRNA lysidine(34) synthetase TilS, with amino-acid sequence MYTRNRYRQKIAPLLKLENRQVLTHFKDFSADLSDVLFLANQVIQQKSEQILLESKSDFYELDRSVLLSCEPETQRQVLKHILIEKVYHAYPVEMLRKQVEELLGLMTGTKSNAQLDLPDGWKARREYQHFYLEKNKFSESLLLRKERKLLLGQWVSITNGARIGLFQIEANTTSPFEKDEHIWIEPSKVSLPLLIRHRKPGDRMTLKGMDIGHKKIKTILIDQKIPLKAREEMLILTDSLDEIIWLLKYKESRLSIQRETDKIQYILVYQR; translated from the coding sequence TTGTATACCCGTAATCGTTACCGCCAAAAAATTGCCCCTCTGTTAAAACTTGAAAACAGACAAGTTTTAACTCATTTTAAAGATTTTTCAGCTGATTTATCGGATGTCTTATTTTTAGCTAACCAAGTCATTCAACAAAAATCTGAACAGATATTATTGGAAAGTAAATCTGATTTTTATGAACTAGATAGAAGTGTATTACTGAGTTGTGAACCTGAAACTCAAAGACAAGTCTTAAAGCATATTTTAATAGAAAAGGTTTATCATGCTTATCCAGTTGAAATGCTTAGAAAACAAGTAGAAGAATTACTGGGTTTAATGACTGGGACTAAGTCTAATGCTCAACTAGATTTGCCAGATGGCTGGAAGGCTAGACGTGAATATCAGCACTTTTATTTAGAAAAAAATAAATTTAGTGAATCCCTTCTTCTTCGAAAAGAAAGAAAGCTTTTGCTTGGTCAATGGGTTTCTATAACGAACGGTGCGCGTATTGGCTTATTTCAGATAGAAGCCAATACTACTTCACCTTTTGAAAAAGACGAGCACATTTGGATTGAACCAAGTAAAGTTAGTTTACCTCTACTCATTCGACATCGTAAGCCTGGAGATCGAATGACATTAAAAGGAATGGATATAGGCCATAAAAAAATTAAAACTATTTTAATTGATCAAAAAATACCTTTAAAAGCACGAGAAGAAATGCTTATATTAACCGATTCTTTAGATGAAATTATCTGGTTGTTAAAATATAAGGAATCTAGATTGTCTATTCAACGCGAAACTGATAAAATACAATACATACTCGTTTACCAAAGATAA
- the tilS gene encoding tRNA lysidine(34) synthetase TilS yields the protein MEVSSDFTEKCQQHLLWKSSDRLLIAVSGGVDSMVLLDLIQRLPDTLRPWYGVVHVNHELRAVSMEEERFLKEQCRLKNVPYFSRHWDSKKHPETGVELAARNFRYAFFKETMQVVKATHLLTAHHADDQLETILMRLVRGGQLEGMTGIQAQRPFGIGLLVRPLLHYSKEQIYAYSKLVI from the coding sequence ATGGAAGTGTCTTCTGATTTTACGGAAAAATGTCAACAACATCTTCTTTGGAAGTCCTCGGATCGACTATTGATTGCTGTTTCTGGTGGAGTTGATTCAATGGTTTTATTAGATTTAATTCAGCGGTTACCAGATACTTTGCGTCCTTGGTACGGTGTTGTTCATGTAAATCATGAATTACGCGCTGTATCTATGGAAGAAGAACGTTTTTTGAAAGAGCAGTGTCGTTTAAAAAACGTTCCTTATTTTAGTCGTCATTGGGATAGTAAAAAACATCCTGAAACAGGAGTAGAGCTAGCAGCTCGTAATTTCAGGTATGCTTTTTTCAAAGAGACAATGCAAGTAGTTAAAGCCACACATCTTTTAACAGCTCATCACGCAGATGATCAATTAGAAACCATTTTAATGCGATTAGTACGCGGTGGACAATTAGAAGGTATGACGGGTATTCAGGCACAACGTCCTTTTGGAATAGGTTTACTTGTTCGACCATTGTTGCATTATTCTAAAGAACAAATTTACGCATATAGCAAGCTCGTCATCTAG
- a CDS encoding S1 domain-containing RNA-binding protein, whose translation MSIEVGNKVTGKVSGITNFGAFIDLGDRKTGLVHISEVSDSFIKDIKDVLKIGEEVTVKVMSIGDDGKIGLSIRRAVDKPVEPASSPQEKTGGYQGRRESAAPRSGGYQSQRGNARGMKSVEPKKDDFDSLMSSFLKDSDDRLTILKRSTEGKRGGRGGRRN comes from the coding sequence ATGTCAATTGAAGTGGGAAATAAAGTTACAGGAAAAGTATCAGGTATTACAAATTTTGGTGCATTCATCGATCTAGGAGACAGAAAAACTGGATTAGTTCATATTAGTGAAGTATCCGATAGTTTTATCAAAGATATCAAAGATGTATTAAAAATTGGAGAAGAAGTCACTGTAAAAGTTATGTCTATCGGAGACGATGGTAAAATCGGTCTTTCTATTAGGCGTGCAGTCGATAAACCAGTTGAACCTGCTTCAAGTCCTCAAGAAAAAACAGGTGGTTACCAAGGACGTCGCGAAAGTGCTGCTCCTCGTAGTGGTGGATACCAAAGCCAACGTGGTAACGCTCGTGGAATGAAGAGTGTAGAACCTAAAAAAGATGATTTTGATTCATTGATGTCATCATTTTTAAAAGATAGTGATGATCGCTTAACTATATTAAAACGAAGTACTGAAGGGAAACGCGGCGGTCGAGGCGGACGTCGTAATTAA
- a CDS encoding FtsB family cell division protein: MKKKEPKNIARLQNDYTKSKTLQAHREQKKKRKMLMRVTIILLIGSFVIIFFSLKIFLNVQSISKMEIEKQQEKITLKGTKKEQELLRIQVKRLEDEDYVAKLARSQYYLSKDNEIIFSFPEDNAAKVIEEIKEKEKRVQKSDS, from the coding sequence ATGAAGAAAAAAGAGCCGAAAAATATTGCTAGGCTACAAAATGATTATACAAAATCCAAGACCCTTCAAGCTCATCGTGAACAGAAAAAAAAGCGTAAGATGCTTATGAGAGTGACAATTATTTTATTGATAGGTTCGTTTGTTATTATTTTTTTCTCCTTAAAAATCTTTTTGAATGTGCAATCTATTTCAAAAATGGAAATTGAAAAACAGCAAGAAAAAATTACGTTAAAAGGGACCAAAAAAGAACAAGAATTGTTGCGAATCCAAGTTAAACGCTTAGAAGATGAAGATTATGTTGCTAAGTTGGCTAGGAGCCAATATTATTTATCTAAGGATAACGAGATAATTTTTAGTTTTCCGGAAGATAATGCTGCAAAAGTTATAGAAGAAATAAAAGAAAAAGAAAAAAGAGTACAAAAAAGTGATTCATAA
- a CDS encoding RNA-binding S4 domain-containing protein, whose amino-acid sequence MRLDKFLKISRIIKRRTIAKEVADKGRIQINGLIAKSSSDVKVGDELTISFGNKTMVVKIEKIVESTKKEETKEMYTVISEESKSDESK is encoded by the coding sequence ATGAGATTAGATAAATTCTTAAAAATTTCACGTATCATTAAACGTCGTACGATCGCCAAGGAAGTTGCAGATAAAGGTCGGATTCAAATAAATGGGCTAATAGCTAAATCTTCATCTGATGTCAAAGTTGGAGATGAATTAACGATTAGTTTTGGAAACAAAACAATGGTTGTGAAAATAGAAAAAATTGTTGAATCAACCAAAAAAGAAGAAACCAAAGAAATGTATACAGTTATCAGTGAAGAATCGAAAAGTGATGAAAGCAAGTAA
- a CDS encoding MazG nucleotide pyrophosphohydrolase domain-containing protein, producing the protein MGRISVVGLGPGDLEQLPMGVYRLLKSDQPVYLRTKLHPAVSELEEEGFEFHSFDAVYENNGQFEGVYETISKELLELANNQDIIYAVPGHPMVAEKSVQLLLASKQGIEINIKGGKSFLDDLFQAVQIDPIEGFQLVDALDLKKDELELGQHIIIMQVFNQYIASDVKLILTEKYPDDHVVAFVHAAGSKTEEVEWLPLVEIDRMQGVHNLTSMYIPPLARDDQTKSFQTAQYYIDLITGETGDSWIKKQTHESLIPYLKEETAEFIEAIEKEDDINMVEELGDILMQVLYHTNLGERSGYFSLEEVLETLNKKLRRRHPHVFDEVEAASIEEVEILWQKIKSEEMRRKE; encoded by the coding sequence ATGGGGAGAATTAGTGTAGTAGGTTTAGGACCAGGAGACTTGGAACAACTACCGATGGGTGTTTATCGTTTGTTGAAAAGTGATCAGCCTGTTTATTTGCGTACAAAGTTGCATCCAGCTGTTTCAGAATTAGAAGAAGAAGGATTTGAATTTCATTCTTTTGATGCGGTATACGAAAACAATGGGCAATTTGAAGGAGTCTATGAGACAATTTCAAAAGAATTGCTTGAGTTAGCAAACAACCAAGATATTATCTATGCTGTTCCGGGACATCCGATGGTTGCAGAAAAATCTGTTCAACTATTATTAGCAAGCAAACAAGGAATTGAGATTAACATCAAAGGCGGGAAAAGCTTTTTAGATGATTTATTTCAAGCCGTTCAAATTGATCCAATAGAAGGTTTTCAATTAGTTGACGCGTTAGATTTAAAAAAAGATGAACTAGAATTGGGACAACACATAATTATCATGCAAGTATTTAATCAATATATTGCTAGTGATGTTAAACTAATCTTAACGGAGAAATACCCAGATGATCATGTTGTAGCATTTGTCCATGCGGCTGGGAGCAAAACAGAAGAAGTTGAATGGCTTCCTCTAGTTGAAATCGATCGCATGCAAGGTGTTCACAATTTAACGTCAATGTATATCCCTCCTTTAGCAAGAGATGATCAAACGAAGTCTTTCCAAACAGCCCAATACTATATTGATTTAATCACTGGAGAAACTGGCGATAGTTGGATTAAAAAACAGACACACGAAAGCTTAATTCCTTATCTAAAAGAAGAAACAGCCGAATTTATCGAAGCGATTGAAAAAGAAGATGACATAAATATGGTCGAAGAATTAGGAGATATCCTAATGCAAGTCTTATACCACACTAATTTAGGAGAGCGCTCTGGCTATTTTTCTCTAGAAGAAGTGCTAGAAACGCTTAACAAAAAGTTACGCAGACGACATCCGCATGTATTTGATGAGGTTGAAGCAGCAAGTATTGAAGAAGTAGAGATACTTTGGCAAAAAATAAAATCAGAAGAAATGAGGAGAAAAGAATGA